In Oryza sativa Japonica Group chromosome 1, ASM3414082v1, the genomic stretch TAAGTTAATATTTCTCCAATCACATTGTTGTTTTAGATTGATTCAATATATCCATCACGGTTTTGTAGATCTATCGGCTAAATAGGGTTTTCTTATTATCTTCAATCTTATACTGTTTCGGTCAGCTCCGATCTATTAGATTATTGCTAGTAAGTCTGATTCTAGTAAACCGATAGGTTTTTATGCAACGTTTCATCGGAGTTCTAGGTGATGAGTTATCTTGCTACTATTTCTAAGTGATGTATTGGCTTATACTCAAACTCGTATACTCACTAGTTAAATCTCTCTTTATTAACTTCAATCTTATATTGTCTCGGTTCGATCCGATCTATCAAGATTGTATTTGACAAAGAATGGTTTATTGATAATTATGTGAAGTTTAGTTCTAGCCGATGATAGCAAGAATCCCATTGTTTATCTGATATTTGAATCTATATCGAACCCATAACCGTTGATCTAAACCTTATCGATATTGGCTGGTCACTCGACTTCACATCAGCCCATTGGCTGATCAGCTCCTTGATCCGATACGATCTGTCTATTTATCTTGTTAGTTGCATGATTAAACGAATTGACACGTCCTGAACCCGATTGATAGGACCTGCACTGGATTTATTCAGATCTCTCAGGTCTTCATGTGTCGTGACAAATTTCACGTAATAAAAGGATGAAGCTAAAACTGTTTAGTTGACTTCAGTTCTATAAGAGGTGGAACATAAGTCTACCGAACATGCTTGAAGTATTTAACTATTTAAGTAGGACAACAAACTTTGTTCAGTAAATTGACCCCGACGAATTCTCCATGTGTTGtgttcgtcttcttcctccagctagGTAGCTCCCAGGAAAGCAGGGTGGCTAAGAATGGCGCTATGGCAGGCAAGGCACTTTCTAATAATAAAGCATGTGCCGCTCCCTAATTATGCTCCCCCTCTTCCCCGGGGCTTCTTCTTACCGCGACAATGCGGACGATCGATCGAACCACCCGGTTCTTGGATTACCGGGACAAACAACAATCATCATCACCTCGGGATTAATCATTTCAACCCTCCCCTTTTTGTTCCTTCTCGTGGCTCTCTCTGCGTGGGTGTTCTGCAGCGCCAATCCTGGATCATCATCGTTTGCTTCTGCACACGTCGCTCGAGGCCGCAGAAAGCTGCGTCCTTTACAGGTATATACACTTTGGGTAGTATCATGGTGGGATTTCCAGTCTTTTCGACGTGTCGTGTCACCGGATCCATTTCTTTGTtgccgttgttgttgttgctgtttggttggttgccGAGAAGCTGGCCACGGTGGAGTTGATCGGTTGATggcagcgagcggcggtgggTCGCTGCTAGAGAGACGAAGCTCGGTGCGACGGTCGCAGAGTATGGTGAGCGAGGAGGGCCGGGGCACGCCGGCCGATGAggatctcggcggcggcggcacgctcaAGATTGGCGCCGTGCTCGACAAGGACAGCGCGGCGCCCAAGTCGCGGCTCGCCAAGGACACCGGCGaacacggcggcggaggacctTCCGGTAAGTCGTCGCCATGATCGAAcacggcccgccgccgcgcatgGACAGAACGGCTTTGGTTTTGAAGCGACGCTAGACGCTTGCGTGCAGAGATGGAGCTGATGAAGGAGAAGTTCGCCAAGCTGCTGCTCGGGGAGGACATGTCGGGGTCCGGGAAGGGCGTGCCGTCGGCGCTGGCCGTGTCCAACGCCATCACCAATCTTGCAGGTAAGGTGACTGCCTGCCCAAATTCCATCTCTATCTTGGGGGGGCACACGCAAGAAATGTAGCAGTGGTGAGAGCAACTTCTTTTGTCATCAGCTTCTGTGTTTGGTGAGCAACGGAAGCTGGAGCCCATGGCGCCGGACAGGAAGGGGAGGTGGAAGAAAGAGGTCGGCTGGCTTCTATCCGTCGCCGATCACATCGTCGAGTTCGTCGCGAAGAAACAAGTCTTGGACAACGGCGTTGAGATGGAGGTCAGCCATGCAGCAGCGGCAGCCGCTTGTAGCTCAGGATAGATCACAGCTCACACAAGTCACAGGTGTGCAGCTCCATCAAGTAACCTGctatctttctctctctgcTCGTCTCAGGTGATGGGCACGCAGCAGCGGAGAGATCTCCAGGCGAACATACCGGCGTTGCGCAAGATCGACACGATGCTCCTGGTAAAAGCGCGACATACATCGATCTCACCATCGCTAGAACTCGCAAAGCTACCGAGACGAACAGCGTGATATTCCCCCATTGCGTTGCGTGGCAGGATTACCTGGACAACTTCAAGGATCGGAACGAGTTCTGGTACGTGAAGCGCGACTCGTGCTCGGATAGCGACGAGCAGAGATCAGACGAGAAATGGTGGATCCCGATCGTGAAGGTCCCGCCTGGCGGgctctcgccggcgtccagAGGGTGGCTCCAGCACCAGAAGGAGCTGGTGAACCAGGTGCTCAAGGCGGCCATGGCCATCAACGCCAACTGCCTCATGGAGATGGCCATCCCGGAATCCTACCTCGAATCCCTCCCCAAGGTGAGAACTGGCAGCTCAcacgatccatccatccatccaccgtGCAAGAAGACATCTGTTGACAATGGCAAGAATGTGGGTGGCTGCAGAACGGGAGGGCGAGCCTCGGCGACGCGCTGTACCGGATCATCACCGACGTGGAGTTCGACCCGGACGTGTTCCTGTCGACGGTGGACCTTACGTCGGAGCACAAGATCCTGGACCTCAAGGACCGGATCGAGGCGTCGGTGATCATCTGGAACAGGAAGGTGCACAACAAGGACGGCAAGTCGGCGTGGGGATCGGCCGTCAGCCAGGAGAAGAGGGAGCAGTTCGAGGAGCGCGCGCAGACGCTCCTGCTCATCATCAAGCACCGGTACCCCGGCATCCCCCAGTCCACCCTCGACATCGCCAAGATACAGGAAAACAGGGTAAGATCACACACGATTTTACTCCAGTGTGAGCCGTCCGACCAATGTCGGGGTAGTGTCCAGCTTGATGACACACGCACTTTTCGCCTTTGGGCTGCCAGGACGTCGGGTTCGCCATCCTGGAGAGCTACTCCAGGGTGCTGGAGAGCTTGGCCTTCAACGTCATGTCCCGGATAGAGGACGTCCTCAACGCCGACGACCACGCCAGGGAGAAGGCCAAGAaggaggcgccgccggcgccggctatGGCCAACGACGCCGCggagcaccaccaccagcaggcTGGCGAGGTGGATGCCCCCTGCAAAATGACAGGGTCACCCAACGGCAGGACGCTGCTCGACTTCATGGATGACTGGAACGGTGACGCCGATAGGCCCTCGCCGACGGCGCCTGAGCCGGCCGCACAGGAGGACGGAAGGCTGATGAAGCTGCCCAACATCATGACGAACCTGAAGCAGACGTACATGGACAACCTGTTCGGGGCGCATAGAAGCCCACCAGGTCGCCATTAAAAAGTGGCACGATATTTTGCATGTATTATCACATagtgtacatatatattttgatcaaaCTGGGCTCTCGCTTGAGTAGCCCGCCGTTTTCGGCTTCTGGGTTTGTAGAGCTGAGAATCTTCTGTACCATTTCAAGGGGTTGAGGGGTTGACCAATGTATACGACAGAGACATCTACTGACGTTCATGCAGGTGTGCAAGAAAAGGACAATCCCCAGATGTGTCAACAACCGAAAAACTTAAGATATAACATTTCCTGGATGCAACAGAAATCGTAATCCGAGGGCAAGAACACAGAACGAACACAAACACCAATtcataatactacctccgtttcgaaatgtttcgcgccgttgactttttagcacatgtttaaccgttcgtcttattcattcttttcctatcatttgattcattgttaaatatatttttatgtaggcatataattttacatatttcataaaagtttttgaataagacgaacggtcaaacatgtgcttaaaagtcaacggtgtcaaatattttgaaatggagggagtatttggcaATTTTGATTGGCACTTGCTCTAGTTTGAGCATTGATATCTTTCAAATTGTTTAACTACGATGAACGGGATTTATATGTTCATATTTACTGTGATCATACTTCAATAATATGTTCTATTTTTCAATACTCTTGTAGGTTTATCTATAAAATATTAGTGGTCAAGCTAAAACAATGCCAAGTCAAAATtaccaagtactccctccgtttctaaatatttgacgccgttgacttttttaaatatgtttgaccgttcgtcttattcaaaaaaaattaagtaattattaattattttcctatcatttggttcattgttaaatatatttttatgtatacatatagttttacatatttcataaaagtttttagataagacgaacggtaaaacatgtgctaaaaagtcaacggtgtcaaatatttagaaatggaggaagtattatggaacggagagTGTTATATTATAGAGTAAAATACACCAGTAGTCTTTAAACTTGTAAATAGATAATTATTTAGGTTCACGAACTTGTAAAAGACAGATCCAAATCCCACTTATTACAGTACTCCAATAGCATATAAGTCCAGAGCTGCCTGCCATGTGTCCTTCTAGGACTAGGAGACTATGTGGCACTGATGTACCTAACGCCTTACGCACCTCTCCCGTCTCaccatttttattcttttttcttatttatgTGCCACATCACATGCATAGTGTGTCACCTCAACATCCACATCAGCACTAGAAAGGTATATAGTGATTTTGGATCGAGACAGCATACTTAAGCAAATTCAGGGACCTAGATTTGCTTTATACAAGTTTGTGGATCTAAAAGGCACCTGCTTACAAGTTTTAAGGACCGCTGACATATTTCACTCAGGTCGCTTTATATTATATACTGTGCAACCGTAAACTTGACACGCCCAATGGTTTTTATGATAGCAACATAAAATTCCTGAAGTAGATCGACTTACCCATTAGATGCCATGTAGATGAGGCATTCCTGCCTCATGGAGGTCGTTTGATCACTGCTGAGTCCAGTGAAAGTAAACATTCCAATTTGCTTAATAGTGTGGCTCCAATTCCAGGTGTTTCTTCATGAAGCTAACAAGGTAATGTTCAGAACATTGGCGGCAGGATTAAAAAGcactggaaaaaaaatagaaaaggtaGAATTAATAATCATAAAATAACATATCAATAGGCCAGAACTGCTCTGAGTTTTCCCGttcaaaaaaattgatgtaAAATCTGTCaacccagttgctgaagaaccATTAGTTCACAGCAGTTgtataaattctagaaaatggGGCAAGCAACTCAAAGTTGTAATAAAAGATCTTGAGAAAAAAGCATAGACTAAAAGGGCAATGATCAAGCCTTACCAAGTTTACATATAACTTTAATTAAATTGCCATAAAGAACGAAATAGAGTTGGTTGAAACTTCAACCATGGTTTTCTGCGTATAGCTGTTGCCTCAGATCTTGGTGTCCACAAATATGGTTCTGTGCAAGGCTGCAAGAAGAGACCAGAACTTATACTTCCATTCTCCAAAAGCTATGACTACAGCTCCACGGTCCATTCGTTGAATGCCTCACTAGTAGACATAATCAACAGCAAGAACTAAGCACTGTTTTTCTTTAATATTTCGTGAATCTGCAATAACCAATAAGCATGCATTTCAACCAGAACTGTAATATGAGTGTTGCTTGTCCTTAACTATGATAGGCATGAGAGGCACCATGAATAGGAGAGTTTGTGTATATAAGAATTAGAATAGTTACAAGCTTGAGTTGAGTTTCAACCCCAATAACAGCTATACAACACTTCCACAGACCTTAATAAGCACAAAATTGCAGTTTTAGTTTCTCAATGCAAATGCCTATTACCTCGTATCtttttatcaaaaataaatCGCTACAAACAATTAAATTGAATGGGAATCAATGTAGAACATTACCTTACTTCAACATCGAAGTATCAGCATCACATGGTTGTTAATTTGTACTATGATCTTTGGAGCTGACAGAAATAAATAATTGTTCACCAACTTTCATCTGGCAGTTACCATAATGCAAGACTCCCATCCAACATCGTGAAACATCTCTAATTATATGATAGAAGAAATCACCTCTAGCTAGAGACTAAAACTGTAGGGATCAGTGGCTGCTGGAGACGACTAGTTTCTTTTGCCTGATAGAATATTCCTCTTTTTATTCATCTTGACACAATTGAGATATACAATTCAGGCATCTGACTAGGTCACTTCAGAACTACCTGAGCTGATACTTTTAATAGAATGACTAATAAAAAGAACAGTTGAGCCAGGGGGAAgacatcccaaaataaaatgaCCAATAAGATGAGAAATGAAAAGGAGAGAAATGTATATGTTTGCCAGTTATTAATTACTAAGATCAACACCAGAGGAAGATGCCTGAAACCTTGTGCGTGTTAAGACTAGGATCACATCACAAAGGTGAAAGTAACAAGAGAGTGCTTTAACCAAAGAAGCAAACCTGTGCAAATTGTGTAGAcaaattttcttttgttatttgATGATCTGGGGCATTTTGTACAGTGTTTATGAAAAGCCACACTGAAAAGAATATATTGGTGAAGTCCTAAGCTATATGAATCAACTAAGCTGAACATTTGTAAGAAGCCTTGTGAGTTTACTGAGGGTTTCTCGAGCAGAAACCGTGTTAGGATGGTGCTCGCCACAAATGGAAGTCAGGATGAATATGGCCTTCCTTATTAGGTCATCTCCAGTGTCATACTGTCCACCTCGAAGCATCAGCTTGGCCCGTGTTTCCAATACAGATGCTTTCAGAAGAGCCAGCTCCTGCCAAAGGTAGGTGTATTGGGCTTCTGACTGAGTTGGCCTGAAACAGGACAATGGtgtttctctccatttgccagCATGAGAAAGCATTGAGTCAGCTGCCCGCTCCAATGCCTCAGTGCATAGACGCAGCAGCTCCAGTGCTGCATTACATCGGGAATATGTGATGAATGTGTTGATTGCAAGTGGCACGACGATCTGCTTCACAAAGAAAATCAACTCTGATGGCCTCGGTTCTACCAGGAAAGGATCAGAACCAAATCCAAAAAACATGAAGCAGGCAGCCCACAGATGTTCAGAAGAATGTTTAATTGAGCCTCGGAGGTAGATCGATTGGACCACAGCTTGTGCCATTCGTGTGCCTCCTCGCTTTCGAGCATATAGCCTGATCAGATCATGGAACTGTACATATTCAGGCTTTGTGCTGCATCTGGCAATTCCAAACCTCATCAGCATTGCAGCTGCTTCAGCTTCAGATCTCTTCATCCTAGATGTAGCCAAGCCACAAGTCAGCGTTCGCCACCACTTCCTCCACCTTGGACCCCTCCGATGCTTCTTTGGGACTTTATGTGCAGCCAACGCCAACATATGTATTGGGACCGCAGAAGGTGCAAACCAACCACACACTTGAACCATCCGGGTTGCCAGACTCCTAGGACCATCGGCATGGTCAAATATTGATAGGCAGACATCCAGGAGCCGGACAAGGATTTCATGATTTTTCAAACTGATAGCATCTCTCTCATTCCAAGAACAATCTCTTATGGGCAGTGTCCGACTCAACGTATCAAGAAGCCTGCTCGGAGTGATTGGAAGCTCTGAGAGTATAGATCCCACAATACCAAGGCCAAGAGTGAGTCTTCCAAGCTTTTCTTCAATGGCCTTTAGTGCATCAATTTCCACCAGTGGATAATCCTTGACGCCTCCCTTCATCAAAGACATTGCCTCGGCACCAGACAAATAAGAAAGCTTCATTGGCTCCAAGTTCATCACACGTGGAAGGCGTGTTGTTATGATGAAGTGGGTCTCTCCACCAAAATGTGGAAGAAGGTCTGTTATGACTCTCTTATCCCACCAGTCTTTCTCACTCTCAAGATTATCAATGATTACTAAAAACGGTATGTCCCGCATCAGCTCTTGCCGTATTTTGGCAATGGCTTCCTCTTCCTGCTCTTCAAAGCATCGGTCACTTCCTTTCTCATGCAAGTGACTATCAACACTTAAATCTACTTCCAGAAAAGTCCGCAAAGCTAAGTAGTTTTGTCGAATGTACCTGCTTTCCCCTCTGACCCATAAGACCATCTTATATCTCTGGGAGAACCTGTATGCATACTCCAAAACCAAGTCTGTCTTGCCAATTCCAGATTCCCCTGAAATGCAAGCAATACCCTTTCCGTAGAGTATCTTCCTACATCTTCTTTTCCTCCCATACCTGCCATCATTCTTTGTTCTCGATGGCCTTCCATGTCGTGGTGGACTCCCCAGTCTCTGCATCTCAATGTTTTCCTTGGTTTCCTTCCACAAAACCGGCTCCTTTCCTTTACCATCATCAGTATTTACTTGCTCATAATTGTTAACAGACCGTCCAATTACGAGGCCCTTTCTTCTCTGCTTTGTCTTGATCTCAAAATACTCTCTTTCCCCATCTCCGCTGACATCTCCAAATAAAATGAGTTCCAACTCTGAGAGCTCTTTTTTCCTACCAACAAAATCAGCATTACGAGGGAAAGGGAATTCCTCCTTCTCCACCCTTCCTCTCCACCTATTCACCCGATCAACCACACTTCTCCTGCCCAATTTTGTGGCCAAAACAATGATAGTTTGAAGTATGCAATGTCTCCAATTGCCATCATTTGCTTCTAATTGCACATCTGACACCCGAGAAAGAGCATCAACTGATTCCCTCCATTCCTGTTCCATTCCACCATATAACATCCAAAGCTCGCCGCCATGTCTCTCCCACAGTTCTCCTCTCTTCTCAATAATATCTCTGGCAAGGCAATCAGCAGCACCCAAGTCAAAGAATATAGGGATCAGATTTTTCTTGCCAAAGAAGTTCCTCAGCTCCTCGATGGTATAAGGATTGCCAAATGATTTTCTTGTAAGGATGACAACTCCATATGTGGAAGCATTCATAATCCTCTCAATAGTATCATGGCTGTGAGAACTCCGGCATCTAGACCTGTCAGAAGCAAAGCAGCTGATTCCATGGATCTCAAGCTCTGCACGAAGCCAATTAGTGAACCTCAGTAGTGAAGCCTTACGGCCATGAAATCCTATGTACACATCAAAGCTCCGAAGTCTGTTGACAGAGGTAGCTGATGTCGTAGGTTGAGAGGATGAAGATTTCCGATATAATCCCCACTGTCTCTTATGCTTCTCCTTCTGAGTTGAACGGACACCAGTGCTAGTTGCTGATGAACTGCCTTGACATGGGTCACTGAAGGTGGAAATGAAGCTAGGATTGTTATAGACAATTGCTGGAGTGTCAAAATTGCTTGAAGTGCAAATactaggaggaggagaagcatcCGATGGCAATAACCCCACAGTGGCTGATGGTAATTGCTCCCGCTTTAACAGAGTGTCGCTGGAAAGAATATCACTGATTTTCAGCACAGTACCACTCAAGGAACTATTGTTCTCAGGATGTGCGTGATCTGAGACACGGGCAGATAGACATCGTGGCGTGAAGAAAGGGGATTGGTTAGCAGAAACAAATGCTGATGAAGAGGATGATAGGTTCCTTGATGGCGCCGAGAACAAAGTCCCCGCATCCGAGCTTTCCTGCTGAAGCTCCATTTGGTCCCCTTTTCAGCAGTATCCAGCTCCCACAAGTTAGACCGTAGCTTAATGCATCCCCGTGAAAATCAGTATCTGCAGAAGAAACAAAAGATTCCCTCCATAATTTGAACTTCtagaataaattttcataaacTCAAACTAGAACTTTGAGAATAGCAACACTTTTTACTGATCAACACGACGCATGAGCATTACAACTTAAATGCCAGATTTCAATGACCTTCATGATGCAGAAACTGCCAAAAGGTGAGCAGTACTAAACATTTCTATTTCAGGCAAGGACAGCTACCTTCCTACCGTTTAAATAGAAAATCAGGAAGAGTGAAAATCGGAGaaacaggaaaagaaaaactgaaTGAGAAATTGAAAAGCGCATCATACTGTCCAAGGAAAAATAACCATAACATCTCGGCAGGTACTTGCAGACAAATAGAACAGTTCAGGACGTTGATATGTTGATCTGAGATGCCGgcaagaaagaaaacaaaaaaaaaaagttgatatGAGCTGTGCGCTTTACCGTGCCAATCAACATGGGTGGAGCAGAAAATAGCATGGAGTTCGGTATAGGGATTGTAAGCGAAAAGGTGAAGGGGATTGGAAAACAGGGGATTTGGGGTTGAAGTGGGCGATTGCggaatatttttttagttttctgAACGATTACAAGGCATTGAATACCATTTCTGCGATTCGTGGAGTATATCctgctagctagtagctagagCAGTGGAGAACGACAGGACGGAGATGGAGGAAATGGAAGGAGCAAGGCACCTCGGCTACTACGAGAACTCCGGCGACGAGCttgacgccgcggcggcggccattgCAGTTGAGCTTGTGGCGCAGCGTGAAGAACAAGCAGACCGAGATGTTGCCGTGTGCCTCCGAGGATGCCGCCAGATTCGGA encodes the following:
- the LOC4325619 gene encoding rop guanine nucleotide exchange factor 11 is translated as MAASGGGSLLERRSSVRRSQSMVSEEGRGTPADEDLGGGGTLKIGAVLDKDSAAPKSRLAKDTGEHGGGGPSEMELMKEKFAKLLLGEDMSGSGKGVPSALAVSNAITNLAASVFGEQRKLEPMAPDRKGRWKKEVGWLLSVADHIVEFVAKKQVLDNGVEMEVMGTQQRRDLQANIPALRKIDTMLLDYLDNFKDRNEFWYVKRDSCSDSDEQRSDEKWWIPIVKVPPGGLSPASRGWLQHQKELVNQVLKAAMAINANCLMEMAIPESYLESLPKNGRASLGDALYRIITDVEFDPDVFLSTVDLTSEHKILDLKDRIEASVIIWNRKVHNKDGKSAWGSAVSQEKREQFEERAQTLLLIIKHRYPGIPQSTLDIAKIQENRDVGFAILESYSRVLESLAFNVMSRIEDVLNADDHAREKAKKEAPPAPAMANDAAEHHHQQAGEVDAPCKMTGSPNGRTLLDFMDDWNGDADRPSPTAPEPAAQEDGRLMKLPNIMTNLKQTYMDNLFGAHRSPPGRH
- the LOC4325620 gene encoding uncharacterized protein, coding for MELQQESSDAGTLFSAPSRNLSSSSSAFVSANQSPFFTPRCLSARVSDHAHPENNSSLSGTVLKISDILSSDTLLKREQLPSATVGLLPSDASPPPSICTSSNFDTPAIVYNNPSFISTFSDPCQGSSSATSTGVRSTQKEKHKRQWGLYRKSSSSQPTTSATSVNRLRSFDVYIGFHGRKASLLRFTNWLRAELEIHGISCFASDRSRCRSSHSHDTIERIMNASTYGVVILTRKSFGNPYTIEELRNFFGKKNLIPIFFDLGAADCLARDIIEKRGELWERHGGELWMLYGGMEQEWRESVDALSRVSDVQLEANDGNWRHCILQTIIVLATKLGRRSVVDRVNRWRGRVEKEEFPFPRNADFVGRKKELSELELILFGDVSGDGEREYFEIKTKQRRKGLVIGRSVNNYEQVNTDDGKGKEPVLWKETKENIEMQRLGSPPRHGRPSRTKNDGRYGRKRRCRKILYGKGIACISGESGIGKTDLVLEYAYRFSQRYKMVLWVRGESRYIRQNYLALRTFLEVDLSVDSHLHEKGSDRCFEEQEEEAIAKIRQELMRDIPFLVIIDNLESEKDWWDKRVITDLLPHFGGETHFIITTRLPRVMNLEPMKLSYLSGAEAMSLMKGGVKDYPLVEIDALKAIEEKLGRLTLGLGIVGSILSELPITPSRLLDTLSRTLPIRDCSWNERDAISLKNHEILVRLLDVCLSIFDHADGPRSLATRMVQVCGWFAPSAVPIHMLALAAHKVPKKHRRGPRWRKWWRTLTCGLATSRMKRSEAEAAAMLMRFGIARCSTKPEYVQFHDLIRLYARKRGGTRMAQAVVQSIYLRGSIKHSSEHLWAACFMFFGFGSDPFLVEPRPSELIFFVKQIVVPLAINTFITYSRCNAALELLRLCTEALERAADSMLSHAGKWRETPLSCFRPTQSEAQYTYLWQELALLKASVLETRAKLMLRGGQYDTGDDLIRKAIFILTSICGEHHPNTVSARETLSKLTRLLTNVQLS